Proteins encoded together in one Telopea speciosissima isolate NSW1024214 ecotype Mountain lineage chromosome 6, Tspe_v1, whole genome shotgun sequence window:
- the LOC122665749 gene encoding uncharacterized protein LOC122665749, producing the protein MDNDRETNDDMEIESDDDGSASDSRILDNAIHRVGEGMLVVPEGKFYLVDAGFANQNGFLRPFRNVRYHLKEWRNSNLSSADKELFILRHSSLRNCIERTFSLLKRRFKILNNQPEYPFKTQVKIVNACVLLHNHILTQNTVEEEEAFFEAEEEEESTSKSASAAVETDVEYEDDDNDVGGVGNVDWDQF; encoded by the exons ATGGATAATGATCGAGAAACCAATGATGACATGGAAATAgagagtgatgatgatg GATCGGCATCAGATTCTCGAATACTAGATAATGCCATACACAGGGTAGGAGAAGGAATGTTAGTGGTACCTGAAGGCAAATTCTATCTTGTTGATGCTGGGTTTGCCAATCAGAATGGGTTCTTAAGACCATTCCGTAATGTTCGATATCATTTGAAAGAATGGCGAAACTCTAATTTGTCATCAGCTGATAAGGAGTTGTTTATTTTGCGACATTCCTCGTTGCGTAATTGCATTGAACGTACGTTCTCGCTCTTGAAGAGAAGATTCAAGATACTGAATAATCAGCCAGAATATCCCTTTAAGACGCAAGTCAAGATTGTGAATGCTTGTGTTCTTCTTCACAATCATATTCTGACTCAAAATACTGTTGAGGAAGAGGAAGCATTTTTCGAagctgaggaagaagaagaatcaactTCTAAAAGTGCATCCGCAGCAGTAGAAACAGATGTGGAATATGAAGATGATGACAATGATGTTGGAGGTGTTGGTAATGTTGACTGGGATCAATTCTGA